Proteins encoded by one window of Cylindrospermum stagnale PCC 7417:
- a CDS encoding aldo/keto reductase has protein sequence METITLGRNGPAVTPLCIGTWAWGDKLFWNYGDGYGPEQLQAAFTAALEAGVNFFDTAEIYGMGKSEEFLGQFMKQTPQKVQIATKFGPVPWRFNAKSVSDALTDSLKRLQLERIELYQVHWPFAFFLSQETLMNTLADEVKRGRIGAVGVSNYSAAQMRDVHQILANRGVPLAVNQVRYSLLNRQIESNGIFQTARELGVTILAYSPLAQGLLTGKYTGASKPTGARSIDKKFSQEGMQKLNPVISLLQSIGEKCDACGERSYRTPAQVALNWLIAQGNVIPIAGVKTAEQVKQNVGALGWRLTDDEVGELEQITRPWLN, from the coding sequence ATGGAAACCATCACCTTGGGGCGAAATGGCCCAGCAGTTACACCCCTTTGCATTGGTACTTGGGCTTGGGGCGATAAACTCTTTTGGAATTATGGCGATGGCTATGGGCCAGAACAGTTGCAAGCAGCTTTTACAGCCGCTTTAGAAGCTGGTGTTAACTTCTTTGACACGGCGGAAATTTACGGGATGGGAAAAAGCGAAGAATTTTTGGGGCAATTCATGAAACAGACACCTCAAAAAGTCCAAATTGCCACGAAATTTGGCCCCGTACCTTGGAGATTTAATGCGAAATCTGTCTCTGATGCCTTAACAGATAGTCTCAAACGCCTACAATTAGAGCGAATTGAACTTTACCAAGTGCATTGGCCCTTTGCCTTCTTTTTAAGTCAAGAAACTTTAATGAATACCCTCGCTGATGAAGTGAAGCGGGGTAGAATTGGTGCAGTTGGTGTAAGTAATTACTCGGCAGCACAAATGCGAGATGTACACCAAATTTTGGCAAACCGTGGAGTACCTTTAGCGGTAAACCAAGTACGTTATTCTTTGCTAAATCGCCAAATAGAAAGTAACGGTATTTTCCAAACTGCCCGCGAGTTGGGTGTGACTATTTTGGCATATAGTCCTTTAGCTCAGGGATTGCTCACAGGTAAGTATACAGGGGCAAGCAAACCCACCGGAGCTAGAAGCATAGACAAAAAATTTAGTCAAGAGGGAATGCAAAAACTTAACCCTGTGATTTCTTTACTTCAGAGTATTGGTGAAAAATGCGATGCCTGCGGCGAGCGAAGCTATCGCACTCCTGCACAAGTTGCGCTTAACTGGTTAATTGCTCAGGGAAATGTAATTCCCATTGCGGGAGTCAAAACCGCAGAACAGGTAAAACAAAATGTCGGCGCTTTGGGTTGGAGATTGACTGATGATGAAGTTGGGGAGTTAGAGCAAATTACCCGCCCTTGGCTAAATTAA
- a CDS encoding BCD family MFS transporter yields MASGDTFDTPTKSLAVPRVNVLTMFRLGLFQMGLSMMSILTLGVLNRVMIQEIAIPATLVSLVLAMPAFVSPSRIWFGQMSDAKPLWGYHRTAYVWVGAAIFAIAAFLAVQVMWQLNAATGNATSWVWTTQTIGWIAVLGLVFAVYGLAICASGTAFAALLVDISEEDNRSKVVGIVWSMLMVGIIVGAIISSSLLKQLTADAPIETLQAAINRLFVVVPAVVFGLAIVATFGVEKKYSFFANRSTPAKREDSVSLGKAWKILTASPQTGLFFTFLLVMTISLFMQDPILEPYAGQVFNMPLAESTRLNIFYGTGILIAYGVTGFLIVPRLGKRKTIRLGCFLVAFCAVLLGLSGFTANPAFLKLGLVLFGLATGFVTTGAVSLMLDLTVAEAAGTFIGAWGLAQSISRGIAVVIGGALLDLGRNLLPNLVLAYGLVFALEAVGMVVSIWFLNRVNVTEFQTNTKQAIASVLESDLD; encoded by the coding sequence ATGGCAAGCGGTGATACATTTGATACCCCAACGAAATCCTTAGCTGTGCCCAGGGTCAATGTGTTGACCATGTTTCGGCTGGGTTTATTTCAAATGGGATTGAGTATGATGTCAATTTTGACTCTGGGGGTACTTAACAGAGTCATGATTCAGGAAATAGCAATTCCGGCAACGCTGGTTTCTCTCGTGCTAGCAATGCCGGCTTTTGTTTCTCCTTCCCGCATCTGGTTTGGTCAAATGTCAGATGCTAAACCGTTATGGGGCTACCACCGCACAGCTTATGTTTGGGTGGGAGCAGCGATTTTTGCGATCGCCGCTTTTTTAGCGGTACAAGTAATGTGGCAGTTAAACGCGGCAACTGGTAATGCTACTAGCTGGGTATGGACAACCCAAACAATCGGCTGGATAGCAGTTCTAGGTTTAGTCTTCGCTGTCTATGGTTTAGCAATTTGTGCCAGCGGTACTGCCTTTGCAGCTTTGTTAGTTGATATATCTGAAGAAGACAACCGCTCTAAAGTCGTTGGTATTGTTTGGTCAATGCTGATGGTGGGTATTATTGTCGGGGCAATTATCAGTTCCAGCCTGCTGAAGCAATTAACAGCAGATGCACCCATAGAAACTTTACAAGCAGCGATAAACAGGTTGTTTGTGGTCGTCCCTGCTGTTGTCTTTGGGCTGGCGATTGTAGCGACTTTCGGTGTAGAGAAAAAATATTCCTTTTTCGCTAACCGTTCTACACCAGCGAAGCGGGAAGATAGCGTTTCTTTAGGTAAAGCTTGGAAAATCTTAACAGCTAGTCCGCAAACAGGTTTGTTTTTCACCTTTTTATTGGTGATGACTATTAGCTTGTTTATGCAAGATCCAATTTTAGAACCTTATGCGGGGCAGGTGTTTAATATGCCCTTAGCTGAAAGTACCAGACTGAATATTTTTTACGGTACTGGGATATTAATAGCTTATGGCGTCACAGGCTTTTTGATTGTGCCACGTTTGGGTAAGCGTAAAACTATCCGCCTTGGCTGTTTTTTGGTGGCATTTTGTGCGGTATTACTAGGTTTATCGGGATTTACTGCTAATCCCGCTTTCCTGAAACTAGGTTTAGTCCTTTTTGGGTTAGCTACTGGTTTTGTGACTACCGGAGCAGTTAGCTTGATGCTAGATCTCACAGTTGCAGAAGCCGCAGGCACGTTTATTGGTGCTTGGGGATTAGCTCAATCTATATCTAGGGGAATAGCAGTGGTAATTGGCGGGGCGCTGTTAGATTTGGGGCGCAATCTGTTACCTAACTTGGTACTAGCTTATGGACTGGTATTTGCTCTAGAAGCTGTGGGGATGGTGGTGTCGATTTGGTTTCTGAACCGGGTGAACGTGACAGAGTTTCAAACGAATACCAAACAAGCGATCGCATCTGTGTTGGAAAGTGATTTAGATTGA
- a CDS encoding inositol monophosphatase family protein, which produces MNDFWTTILDFAQTTTTRVGQQLMQDFGQVQALQKADGSLVTQADKWADQEIRDAIASTFSGYGILTEESEHTFPGTEWCWVIDPLDGTTNFTRGIPIWSISLGLLYKGTPIFGYVYAPPLNQAFHGFWPGTSGLTTPTGAFVNHHPIHTSSDDPSSNHCFNLCSRSTGIIQPGFPCKQRMLGVASYNFLMVATGAALGGVEATPKVWDIAGVWVIIQAAGGSWKSLKSEPFPLTPGEDYGDRSFPTLVVSRPELLPVFTPYLEGVKI; this is translated from the coding sequence ATGAATGATTTTTGGACGACGATTCTGGATTTTGCCCAAACAACCACTACCAGAGTGGGACAGCAACTGATGCAAGATTTTGGGCAGGTGCAAGCTTTGCAAAAAGCTGATGGTAGTTTGGTAACACAAGCCGATAAATGGGCAGATCAGGAAATTCGGGATGCGATCGCTTCCACTTTCTCAGGTTATGGCATTTTAACCGAAGAAAGCGAACACACTTTCCCAGGTACAGAATGGTGTTGGGTAATTGATCCTTTAGATGGCACAACCAACTTTACACGGGGTATTCCCATTTGGTCGATTTCCCTGGGTTTACTCTACAAAGGCACACCGATTTTTGGTTATGTTTACGCACCCCCATTAAATCAAGCTTTTCACGGTTTTTGGCCAGGTACATCTGGGTTAACAACACCAACTGGAGCATTTGTTAATCATCACCCCATCCACACTAGTAGCGACGATCCTAGTAGCAATCACTGTTTTAACCTCTGTTCTCGCAGTACTGGAATTATTCAACCAGGCTTTCCCTGCAAACAGCGGATGCTAGGTGTTGCGAGTTACAACTTTTTGATGGTAGCAACAGGGGCAGCTTTGGGAGGCGTTGAAGCGACACCCAAAGTTTGGGATATAGCAGGCGTTTGGGTAATTATCCAAGCTGCTGGTGGGAGTTGGAAATCCCTCAAGTCTGAGCCATTTCCTTTAACGCCTGGAGAAGATTATGGCGATCGCTCTTTTCCCACTTTAGTAGTTAGTCGTCCAGAATTACTTCCGGTGTTTACACCATATCTCGAAGGTGTAAAAATCTAA
- a CDS encoding MDR/zinc-dependent alcohol dehydrogenase-like family protein → MKGLWLENNQLQFRTDLDIPEPPPGEARVRVLRAGICNTDLELLRGYYPYTGILGHEFVGIVEQGPEHLVNQRVVGEINAVCGKCRFCRSGKPTHCENRTVLGIVNRHGAFAEYLCLPVENLHCVPENISTEAATFTEPVAAALEIQQQVPLSANDRVLVVGDGKLGQLVAQTLALTGCDLLAVGRHRDKLANLEARGIKTGLADAVTDRAFDISVECTGNPEGFAIARRALRPRGTLVLKSTYSGNLSLDASSLVVDEITLIGSRCGPFPAALELLATGKVDVQPLIHARYPLTQGLAAFENAQSRGVLKVLLEISH, encoded by the coding sequence ATGAAAGGACTTTGGCTCGAAAATAACCAGTTACAATTCCGCACAGACCTAGACATTCCCGAACCGCCGCCGGGAGAAGCAAGAGTGCGTGTCTTGCGTGCGGGTATCTGTAACACAGACTTAGAATTGCTCAGAGGCTACTATCCCTACACGGGCATTTTAGGACATGAATTTGTTGGTATTGTCGAACAAGGGCCAGAACATTTAGTGAACCAGCGGGTAGTTGGCGAAATTAACGCTGTCTGTGGAAAATGTCGCTTTTGTCGCAGCGGAAAACCGACACACTGCGAAAACCGTACTGTTTTGGGCATTGTCAACCGTCACGGGGCTTTTGCGGAATATCTCTGTTTACCAGTGGAGAATTTGCATTGCGTACCTGAAAATATTTCTACAGAAGCCGCGACTTTTACTGAACCTGTAGCCGCAGCTTTGGAAATTCAGCAGCAAGTTCCATTGTCTGCAAATGATCGGGTGCTAGTTGTGGGAGATGGCAAATTGGGGCAACTGGTAGCGCAAACACTGGCCTTAACTGGCTGTGATTTATTGGCAGTGGGGCGGCATCGAGATAAATTGGCTAATCTAGAGGCACGGGGGATTAAAACTGGATTAGCTGATGCGGTGACAGATAGAGCCTTTGATATTTCAGTTGAGTGTACAGGTAATCCAGAAGGATTTGCGATCGCACGTCGCGCCTTGCGTCCCCGTGGAACCTTAGTACTTAAAAGTACATATTCTGGCAACCTTAGTCTAGATGCTTCCTCTTTAGTAGTAGACGAAATTACGCTGATCGGCTCCCGCTGTGGACCTTTTCCCGCTGCATTAGAACTACTAGCCACAGGAAAAGTTGATGTCCAACCGTTAATTCATGCCCGTTACCCCCTCACCCAAGGACTTGCTGCTTTTGAAAATGCTCAGAGTCGGGGTGTTTTAAAGGTTTTGTTAGAAATTAGTCATTAG
- the chlG gene encoding chlorophyll synthase ChlG, whose translation MSESTPITPNPNSSEAIDSVVINPSEQAITTATRGAKTRQMLGMKGAAPGETSIWKIRLQLMKPITWIPLIWGVVCGAASSGNYIWSLENVLKAAACMLLSGPLLAGYTQTLNDYYDREIDAINEPYRPIPSGAISERQVITQIVLLFLSGIGLAFVLDVWAGHEFPNVTALAVFGCFIAYIYSAPPLKLKQNGWLGNYALGASYIALPWWAGHALFGDLNWKIVVLTLFYSLAGLGIAIVNDFKSVEGDRQLGLQSLPVMFGITTASWICVVMIDLFQGLVAAYLVSIHENLYAAILVLLIIPQITLQDMYFLRDPVANDVKYQASAQPFLVLGMLVTGLALGHAGV comes from the coding sequence ATGTCCGAATCAACTCCTATTACCCCAAATCCCAATTCATCTGAGGCAATAGACTCAGTAGTAATTAATCCCAGTGAGCAAGCCATAACCACTGCCACTCGCGGTGCTAAAACCAGGCAAATGCTGGGGATGAAAGGTGCAGCACCTGGGGAAACTTCCATCTGGAAGATCCGTTTGCAACTGATGAAGCCGATCACTTGGATTCCCTTAATTTGGGGTGTAGTCTGTGGTGCGGCTTCTTCTGGTAACTATATATGGTCGCTGGAAAATGTGTTGAAGGCAGCAGCTTGTATGTTGTTGTCTGGGCCTCTGCTTGCGGGTTACACTCAAACTCTGAATGATTACTACGATCGCGAAATTGATGCTATTAATGAACCATACCGCCCCATCCCCTCTGGGGCAATTTCTGAACGCCAAGTAATTACGCAGATAGTATTATTATTCTTGTCGGGGATTGGCTTGGCATTTGTTTTGGATGTGTGGGCTGGTCATGAGTTCCCCAATGTCACAGCCTTGGCTGTGTTTGGTTGTTTTATCGCCTATATCTACTCTGCACCTCCCCTAAAACTGAAGCAAAATGGCTGGTTGGGTAACTATGCCTTAGGAGCAAGTTACATTGCTTTACCTTGGTGGGCTGGTCATGCTTTGTTTGGTGACCTCAATTGGAAGATTGTGGTTCTGACTCTGTTTTACAGCTTGGCAGGATTAGGCATTGCCATTGTTAATGACTTTAAGAGTGTAGAAGGCGATCGCCAATTGGGCTTACAATCTTTACCAGTGATGTTTGGCATCACTACTGCCTCCTGGATTTGTGTAGTGATGATTGATTTATTTCAAGGCTTGGTTGCCGCTTATCTCGTCAGTATCCATGAGAATTTGTACGCGGCAATTCTCGTGCTGTTAATCATCCCGCAAATCACTTTGCAGGATATGTATTTCTTGCGTGACCCTGTGGCCAATGACGTTAAATATCAAGCTAGCGCCCAACCGTTCCTCGTTCTGGGAATGCTTGTCACTGGTTTAGCACTTGGTCATGCTGGCGTTTAA
- a CDS encoding Get3/ArsA fold putative tail anchor-mediating ATPase NosAFP: MALILTFLGKSGITRTKIAIAAAKLLASQGKRVLLAGLAEPTLPMLLGTNIAPDPQEIAPNLQAVQFQASVLLERNWEEVKKLEAQYLRTPIFKEVYGQELVALPGMDSALALNAIREYDASGKYDAIVYDGTGDSFTLRMLGLPESLSWYVRRFRQLFINSDLGKTIAESPLIQPLISSFFNVNWTADNFAQPTNQANNFLEKGKAALADPQRLAAFLVTNEDPIEVANARYLWGSAQQIGLIVGGVILVSSDTKVNLSAEFAPLSVSIVPDSPTGDWQPLIDALPNFVQQAVGSPKPIEIDIHNRQVRLFLPGFDKTQVKLTQYGPEVTVEAGDQRRNISLPPALSGKPVTGAKFQNNYLIISF, translated from the coding sequence ATGGCCCTAATACTGACATTTTTGGGTAAAAGCGGCATCACTCGTACCAAAATCGCGATCGCCGCTGCCAAGCTGTTGGCAAGTCAAGGCAAGCGCGTGCTCCTAGCAGGACTTGCAGAACCAACGTTGCCGATGCTGCTAGGTACGAACATTGCTCCCGATCCCCAGGAAATCGCTCCCAATTTGCAAGCAGTACAGTTTCAAGCATCTGTACTGCTTGAACGCAACTGGGAGGAAGTGAAAAAACTTGAGGCGCAATATCTCCGCACGCCTATCTTCAAAGAAGTTTATGGTCAAGAACTGGTAGCTTTGCCGGGAATGGACAGCGCCCTAGCTCTGAATGCGATCCGCGAATATGATGCCAGTGGTAAATATGATGCGATCGTCTACGATGGCACAGGTGACTCTTTCACCCTGCGGATGTTGGGACTACCAGAGTCTTTGAGTTGGTATGTCCGGCGATTTCGGCAATTATTTATCAACTCTGATTTAGGGAAGACAATTGCAGAATCGCCCTTGATTCAACCGCTGATTAGTAGTTTTTTCAATGTCAACTGGACAGCAGATAACTTCGCCCAACCCACCAACCAAGCCAACAATTTCTTAGAAAAGGGTAAAGCTGCTCTCGCTGACCCCCAGCGCCTCGCGGCCTTTTTGGTGACTAACGAAGACCCGATTGAGGTAGCAAATGCTCGTTATCTTTGGGGCAGTGCTCAACAAATTGGTCTAATTGTTGGTGGTGTGATTTTAGTGTCCTCTGATACGAAGGTTAATCTGTCAGCCGAATTTGCCCCTTTATCTGTAAGCATTGTTCCCGACTCACCAACGGGTGATTGGCAACCGCTGATAGATGCCCTACCTAACTTTGTGCAGCAAGCAGTTGGCTCTCCCAAACCAATTGAAATTGACATCCATAATCGTCAAGTACGTCTGTTCTTGCCAGGATTTGACAAAACACAAGTAAAACTCACCCAGTATGGCCCAGAAGTCACTGTGGAAGCAGGAGACCAACGGCGTAATATATCCCTACCCCCTGCCCTGAGTGGCAAGCCCGTTACGGGAGCTAAGTTTCAAAATAATTATTTGATAATTTCGTTTTAG
- the petP gene encoding cytochrome b6f subunit PetP produces MEIGQKVKVFRLRDRVSSPIVKKLGQVGIIQDYKVTDGCGIGVVVLFDDNSSTWFFEDEIKAVQ; encoded by the coding sequence ATGGAAATCGGACAAAAGGTTAAAGTCTTTCGTTTACGCGATCGCGTTTCTTCCCCTATCGTCAAGAAACTAGGACAAGTGGGCATCATCCAAGACTACAAAGTTACTGATGGTTGTGGCATCGGTGTGGTGGTGCTATTTGACGACAATTCGTCCACCTGGTTTTTTGAAGATGAAATCAAAGCTGTGCAGTAG
- a CDS encoding Uma2 family endonuclease, whose protein sequence is MYQNNPPLPPQETMPTMYDLPSELVGESGLPDEFHGIQADLLSETCQPPNYSSEEILLASDLNLYYDPRHPLWYKRPDWYMVLGVPNAGQQKDLRLSYVVWQEGIDPFLVVELLSPGTEQEDLGQTLREVNQPPTKWQVYERILRVPYYVVYDRYENQLRAFRLNGTRYEAIPLAENRFWLEELELGLGLWQGSYQQTIGLWLRWYDATSWTPTLAERADQERQRADQERQRADQERQRAERLAQYLRSQGIDPDSFN, encoded by the coding sequence ATGTATCAGAATAATCCTCCTCTGCCACCGCAAGAAACTATGCCGACGATGTATGATTTACCCAGCGAATTAGTGGGAGAATCGGGCTTGCCAGACGAATTTCATGGTATACAGGCTGATTTACTCAGTGAAACTTGTCAGCCTCCCAATTATTCATCTGAGGAAATCTTACTTGCCAGCGACTTGAACCTTTACTATGACCCCCGCCATCCTTTGTGGTACAAGCGCCCTGATTGGTACATGGTATTGGGAGTACCTAATGCTGGCCAACAAAAAGACCTGCGTTTAAGTTACGTTGTTTGGCAAGAGGGAATTGATCCATTTTTAGTCGTTGAATTACTCTCACCAGGAACAGAACAAGAGGACTTGGGACAAACACTAAGGGAGGTAAACCAACCACCCACAAAGTGGCAAGTATATGAACGTATTTTGCGGGTTCCTTACTACGTTGTCTATGACCGCTATGAAAATCAGTTGCGCGCCTTTCGACTTAATGGCACTCGTTATGAAGCGATACCTCTAGCAGAGAACCGTTTCTGGCTGGAAGAGTTAGAACTTGGCTTGGGGTTGTGGCAGGGTAGTTATCAGCAGACAATAGGTTTATGGTTGCGCTGGTATGATGCGACGAGCTGGACGCCAACGTTGGCAGAACGAGCAGACCAAGAACGCCAACGAGCAGACCAAGAACGCCAACGAGCAGACCAAGAACGCCAACGAGCAGAGCGACTAGCACAGTATTTGCGATCGCAGGGAATTGATCCAGATAGTTTTAATTAA
- a CDS encoding GDP-mannose 4,6-dehydratase, with translation MKKALITGLTGQDGSYLAELLLAKGYQVFGLVRRSSSSNLDRITHLSGNVQILSGDLLDQSSLMDAIAESQPDEIYNLASQSYVPLSWTQPALTAEYTALGVSRLLESIRRCKLDAKFYQASSSEVFGQPDESPQTELTAFRPRNPYGTAKAYAHWMTVNYRQKYNLFNCCGITYTHESPRRGTEFVFRKITHTVAQIKLGLANELKLGNLDARRDWCYAKDAVYAMWLMLQQEQPNDYIIASGETHSVRELVECAFNYVGLNWQDYVSVDPAFYRPDEPVQLIGCIDKIKTKISWQPEYTFNQLVELMVDYDLKKLSSQID, from the coding sequence GTGAAAAAAGCTCTGATTACAGGACTAACTGGACAAGACGGTTCTTACCTCGCCGAACTGCTCCTAGCCAAAGGATACCAAGTGTTTGGCTTAGTCCGTCGCTCTAGTTCCAGCAACCTAGATCGCATCACCCACCTTTCAGGCAACGTCCAAATCCTTTCTGGTGACCTCCTAGATCAATCTTCCTTGATGGATGCGATCGCTGAATCACAACCCGACGAAATTTATAACCTAGCCTCTCAAAGCTACGTTCCCCTATCTTGGACACAACCAGCCTTGACTGCTGAATACACAGCCCTTGGCGTCTCCCGCCTCCTAGAATCCATTCGGCGCTGCAAACTAGATGCCAAATTCTACCAAGCCTCCAGTAGCGAAGTCTTCGGTCAACCCGACGAATCACCCCAAACCGAACTCACTGCCTTCCGTCCCCGTAACCCCTACGGTACCGCCAAAGCTTACGCCCACTGGATGACTGTCAACTATCGGCAAAAATATAACCTCTTCAACTGCTGCGGCATCACCTACACTCACGAATCACCTAGACGCGGCACAGAATTTGTATTTCGCAAAATCACGCACACAGTTGCCCAAATCAAACTTGGTCTAGCTAATGAACTCAAATTAGGCAACCTAGATGCCCGACGCGACTGGTGCTACGCCAAAGATGCCGTTTATGCCATGTGGCTGATGTTGCAACAAGAACAACCCAACGACTACATCATCGCCAGTGGTGAAACCCACTCTGTTAGAGAACTTGTGGAATGTGCTTTCAATTACGTTGGTTTAAACTGGCAAGATTACGTCTCAGTTGATCCTGCCTTTTATCGCCCTGACGAACCCGTGCAGTTGATTGGTTGCATTGATAAAATCAAGACCAAGATAAGCTGGCAGCCTGAGTACACCTTTAATCAATTAGTCGAGTTAATGGTAGACTACGACCTGAAAAAATTGAGCAGTCAGATCGACTAA
- a CDS encoding ABC transporter permease, protein MTVSLKNNSNWLQVRRYWELLHVLVARNLKVRYRGSFLGVYWSLLNPLIMTGLYTAIFGATFASHYGNSILNYVLAAFTGLVVINFFSACTSQALSSVVVNGSLLNKIRLPVSIFPVSMTAANVFQFAIGVFPLLAVITFINSKSLVSVLALLFPSLALIFVSMGVGFLVSALYVFFRDVPYFYELVVFVIWLSSPIFYPAAIVPPQVKQFLGLNPLSPIIESLRQITLSGAPPDLGLIWGALLSGIIILSMGWTCFHLWRNQFMDLL, encoded by the coding sequence ATGACGGTTTCGCTTAAAAATAATTCAAATTGGTTGCAAGTACGGCGCTATTGGGAATTGCTGCACGTTTTAGTAGCGCGGAATCTCAAAGTGCGTTACCGAGGCTCGTTTCTAGGCGTCTACTGGTCACTGTTGAACCCGTTGATTATGACAGGGTTGTACACTGCGATTTTTGGGGCAACCTTTGCATCCCACTATGGCAATTCGATACTGAACTATGTATTGGCAGCCTTTACGGGTCTAGTGGTTATCAATTTTTTCTCCGCTTGTACCTCTCAGGCTTTGAGTAGCGTGGTAGTTAACGGCTCACTTTTGAATAAAATTCGTTTGCCAGTAAGCATCTTCCCAGTATCGATGACAGCAGCGAATGTGTTTCAGTTTGCGATCGGGGTTTTTCCTTTGCTGGCAGTGATAACTTTTATTAATTCCAAGAGTTTAGTGAGCGTGCTGGCGCTACTGTTTCCATCTCTGGCACTGATTTTTGTTTCTATGGGAGTTGGATTTTTAGTCAGTGCTTTATACGTGTTTTTTAGAGATGTACCTTATTTTTATGAGTTAGTTGTATTTGTAATCTGGCTCAGTAGTCCCATATTTTATCCAGCAGCTATTGTTCCACCGCAGGTAAAGCAGTTTTTAGGTTTAAATCCGTTATCACCAATTATTGAAAGTCTGCGTCAGATTACATTATCAGGAGCGCCACCGGATTTAGGTTTAATTTGGGGTGCATTACTCAGTGGCATAATTATTTTGTCGATGGGATGGACTTGTTTTCACTTGTGGCGAAATCAATTCATGGATTTGTTGTAA
- a CDS encoding ABC transporter ATP-binding protein, whose translation MEVIRLDQVSLWRRTQEEFSYDLKKTLLSVLEGKYRQPAKKLVLDQINLVINAGEKLGIIGANGSGKSTILKIISGILQPTTGSVRVRGQIAPLIELGAGFDPEISVMDNILLYGVLLGFSRAEMRERAQSILDFAELQNYSLVPVKGLSSGMVARLGFAIATDIQPDILILDEVLSVGDESFKNKCKQRIDSFWHGESTVLVVSHSMEFIRESCQRVVWLDKGKIKFCGQANEAVDYYLRSVS comes from the coding sequence ATGGAAGTAATTCGCCTGGATCAAGTTTCGCTCTGGCGTCGGACTCAAGAAGAGTTTTCTTATGACCTCAAAAAAACTCTCCTATCTGTTTTGGAGGGCAAGTATCGCCAGCCAGCAAAAAAGTTAGTCCTAGACCAGATTAATTTGGTTATAAACGCGGGTGAGAAGTTAGGTATTATTGGAGCCAATGGTTCTGGTAAATCTACAATACTGAAAATAATTTCTGGAATTCTTCAACCAACCACTGGCTCAGTCAGGGTGCGGGGTCAAATTGCGCCATTAATTGAACTGGGTGCAGGGTTTGATCCAGAAATTTCTGTGATGGATAATATTTTGCTTTATGGCGTACTTTTAGGATTTTCCAGGGCAGAGATGCGGGAAAGAGCACAGTCAATTTTGGATTTTGCAGAATTGCAAAATTATTCTTTAGTCCCAGTCAAGGGTTTATCTTCGGGTATGGTAGCGCGTTTAGGGTTTGCTATCGCTACTGATATCCAACCAGATATTTTGATCTTAGATGAAGTATTATCGGTGGGAGATGAGAGTTTTAAAAATAAGTGCAAACAAAGAATTGATAGTTTTTGGCATGGGGAGTCCACGGTTTTGGTAGTATCACACTCTATGGAATTTATCCGTGAGTCATGTCAGCGGGTAGTCTGGCTAGACAAAGGAAAAATAAAATTTTGTGGACAAGCTAATGAAGCTGTTGATTATTACCTTAGATCTGTAAGTTAA